A genomic region of Vitis vinifera cultivar Pinot Noir 40024 chromosome 7, ASM3070453v1 contains the following coding sequences:
- the LOC100262918 gene encoding F-box protein At5g39450 isoform X4, with protein MGSDPCGSSLLLALPDDLFAMVSRSLSPRDLCNLSLGCRSLSTLVASEKVWLTQCEMVGVVSYGDLIEWRKGISSYKALCRFLISVKPLLGIWVHQNPELGNVVYVMPGFVSVVGCRIIPQELGPLGIEEGPILWAPVFEIIGDFDGSTAFFLHGRERENDHFYPGSVKGIEKNCNVLLLEVEPREQTSGGKLVHARSFIDHSDKEQRKVCRSDSGLSRSQRLVEQSGPMVPFSRLAFGDRRRLLEIVTNQVRLTEPSSAKGPLFPHSRNDEENFRKDMMLLFERRSILMQKYKLGGGNIDLKAAPELPSDPTLLEVSEIRKSLDHSSAFRGSVSGDDGCTQVAKRKTIGGYFRDGFKQILGKSGSMNGSRPSSKNGSSSSENKHVQLHDFLKSGDTIGLTLHASNVKLSSYRAWPNMHDSRFALYKLPMRVSTAGQEYAGLWGGTFGWPPGRPSEDKPGKALFFLLLSYEEIDEQRHLIATKILEGTHYVLHPNGSAMFIVKINEPSIDPFPWETDADSLPVAVKHAFVGDGIANGYGFRYPGSKPGSLYVIQGGLLAFMWKESRAILTLQRLNLQELLKKGERVPALPPIANFSYLTKSYSNVFAGCANTTNCLASPSLVG; from the exons ATGGGGTCTGATCCCTGTGGTTCGAGCTTGCTTCTTGCTCTGCCGGATGATTTGTTTGCTATGGTGTCCCGGTCCCTATCTCCAAGGGACCTCTGCAATCTCAGTCTAGGTTGCCGGAGCCTATCTACACTGGTCGCCTCTGAGAAGGTCTGGCTCACTCAATGCGAAATGGTAGGAGTTGTGTCCTATGGAGACCTCATAGAGTGGCGAAAGGGTATCTCATCTTATAAAGCACTTTGCCGGTTCCTAATTAGTGTTAAGCCTTTACTTGGAATTTGGGTTCACCAAAACCCAGAACTTGGCAATGTAGTGTATGTTATGCCTGGTTTTGTTTCTGTTGTTGGGTGCCGGATCATTCCACAAGAGCTTGGCCCATTAGGAATTGAAGAGGGTCCGATTTTATGGGCACCTGTGTTTGAAATTATTGGTGATTTTGATGGTTCCACAGCATTTTTCCTGCATGGAAGGGAAAGGGAAAATGACCATTTTTATCCTGGTTCGGTCAAGGGGATTGAGAAGAACTGCAACGTGCTATTGCTTGAGGTTGAGCCTAGGGAACAAACAAGTGGGGGTAAATTGGTTCATGCTAGAAGCTTTATTGATCATTCAGATAAGGAACAAAGAAAGGTCTGTAGGTCAGATAGCGGGCTTTCAAGGTCACAGAGGCTTGTCGAACAGAGTGGACCAATGGTCCCTTTTAGTCGATTGGCTTTTGGTGACAGAAGGAGGCTGCTTGAGATTGTTACAAACCAAGTCCGATTGACGGAACCCAGTTCAGCAAAGGGTCCACTGTTTCCTCATTCAAGGAATGATGAGGAGAACTTTCGAAAAGATATGATGCTATTATTTGAGAGGAGATCAATTTTAATGCAAAAGTATAAGCTGGGTGGAGGAAACATTGATTTGAAGGCAGCCCCTGAGCTTCCTTCTGATCCTACGCTGTTGGAAGTGAGCGAGATCAGGAAGAGTCTTGATCATTCAAGTGCTTTTCGTGGTTCTGTCAGTGGGGATGATGGCTGCACACAAGTTGCTAAGAGGAAAACTATTGGTGGGTATTTTAGGGATGGTTTTAAACAGATCTTAGGGAAGTCTGGCTCTATGAATGGTAGTCGTCCAAGCTCAAAGAATGGCTCTTCAAGCAGTGAGAATAAGCATGTACAGCTTCATGACTTTCTGAAGTCAGGTGATACAATAGGACTCACTCTACATGCTTCAAATGTGAAATTATCTTCTTATCGAGCATGGCCAAACATGCATGATAGTCGATTTGCCCTTTACAAGTTGCCCATGCGGGTCTCAACAGCTGGCCAAGAATATGCGGGTTTATGGGGAGGAACTTTTGGTTGGCCTCCAGGCCGGCCTTCTGAAGACAAGCCTGGAAAGGCTCTGTTCTTTCTTTTGCTGTCTTATGAAGAGATTGATGAGCAACGACATCTAATTGCAACCAAAATATTAGAAGGCACCCACTATGTTCTGCATCCAAATGGGTCAGCAATGTTTATAGTGAAAATCAATGAGCCTTCAATAGATCCATTCCCTTGGGAGACAGACGCAGATTCCCTTCCTGTGGCTGTTAAGCATGCTTTTGTGGGGGATGGGATTGCAAATGGGTATGGTTTCAGATATCCTGGTTCCAAGCCTGGATCATTGTATGTCATTCAGGGTGGACTCCTTGCCTTCATGTGGAAGGAATCCAGGGCTATCCTGACCTTGCagagacttaacttgcaagagCTTCTGAAGAAAGGTGAACGTGTGCCTGCTTTACCTCCAATTgccaatttttcatatttgaccAAGTCCTACTCAAATGTTTTTGCTGGCTGTGCAAACACCACAAATTGTTTGGCTTCACCCAG CCTGGTTGGATGA
- the LOC100262918 gene encoding F-box protein At5g39450 isoform X3: MGSDPCGSSLLLALPDDLFAMVSRSLSPRDLCNLSLGCRSLSTLVASEKVWLTQCEMVGVVSYGDLIEWRKGISSYKALCRFLISVKPLLGIWVHQNPELGNVVYVMPGFVSVVGCRIIPQELGPLGIEEGPILWAPVFEIIGDFDGSTAFFLHGRERENDHFYPGSVKGIEKNCNVLLLEVEPREQTSGGKLVHARSFIDHSDKEQRKVCRSDSGLSRSQRLVEQSGPMVPFSRLAFGDRRRLLEIVTNQVRLTEPSSAKGPLFPHSRNDEENFRKDMMLLFERRSILMQKYKLGGGNIDLKAAPELPSDPTLLEVSEIRKSLDHSSAFRGSVSGDDGCTQVAKRKTIGGYFRDGFKQILGKSGSMNGSRPSSKNGSSSSENKHVQLHDFLKSGDTIGLTLHASNVKLSSYRAWPNMHDSRFALYKLPMRVSTAGQEYAGLWGGTFGWPPGRPSEDKPGKALFFLLLSYEEIDEQRHLIATKILEGTHYVLHPNGSAMFIVKINEPSIDPFPWETDADSLPVAVKHAFVGDGIANGYGFRYPGSKPGSLYVIQGGLLAFMWKESRAILTLQRLNLQELLKKGERVPALPPIANFSYLTKSYSNVFAGCANTTNCLASPRQNYL; the protein is encoded by the exons ATGGGGTCTGATCCCTGTGGTTCGAGCTTGCTTCTTGCTCTGCCGGATGATTTGTTTGCTATGGTGTCCCGGTCCCTATCTCCAAGGGACCTCTGCAATCTCAGTCTAGGTTGCCGGAGCCTATCTACACTGGTCGCCTCTGAGAAGGTCTGGCTCACTCAATGCGAAATGGTAGGAGTTGTGTCCTATGGAGACCTCATAGAGTGGCGAAAGGGTATCTCATCTTATAAAGCACTTTGCCGGTTCCTAATTAGTGTTAAGCCTTTACTTGGAATTTGGGTTCACCAAAACCCAGAACTTGGCAATGTAGTGTATGTTATGCCTGGTTTTGTTTCTGTTGTTGGGTGCCGGATCATTCCACAAGAGCTTGGCCCATTAGGAATTGAAGAGGGTCCGATTTTATGGGCACCTGTGTTTGAAATTATTGGTGATTTTGATGGTTCCACAGCATTTTTCCTGCATGGAAGGGAAAGGGAAAATGACCATTTTTATCCTGGTTCGGTCAAGGGGATTGAGAAGAACTGCAACGTGCTATTGCTTGAGGTTGAGCCTAGGGAACAAACAAGTGGGGGTAAATTGGTTCATGCTAGAAGCTTTATTGATCATTCAGATAAGGAACAAAGAAAGGTCTGTAGGTCAGATAGCGGGCTTTCAAGGTCACAGAGGCTTGTCGAACAGAGTGGACCAATGGTCCCTTTTAGTCGATTGGCTTTTGGTGACAGAAGGAGGCTGCTTGAGATTGTTACAAACCAAGTCCGATTGACGGAACCCAGTTCAGCAAAGGGTCCACTGTTTCCTCATTCAAGGAATGATGAGGAGAACTTTCGAAAAGATATGATGCTATTATTTGAGAGGAGATCAATTTTAATGCAAAAGTATAAGCTGGGTGGAGGAAACATTGATTTGAAGGCAGCCCCTGAGCTTCCTTCTGATCCTACGCTGTTGGAAGTGAGCGAGATCAGGAAGAGTCTTGATCATTCAAGTGCTTTTCGTGGTTCTGTCAGTGGGGATGATGGCTGCACACAAGTTGCTAAGAGGAAAACTATTGGTGGGTATTTTAGGGATGGTTTTAAACAGATCTTAGGGAAGTCTGGCTCTATGAATGGTAGTCGTCCAAGCTCAAAGAATGGCTCTTCAAGCAGTGAGAATAAGCATGTACAGCTTCATGACTTTCTGAAGTCAGGTGATACAATAGGACTCACTCTACATGCTTCAAATGTGAAATTATCTTCTTATCGAGCATGGCCAAACATGCATGATAGTCGATTTGCCCTTTACAAGTTGCCCATGCGGGTCTCAACAGCTGGCCAAGAATATGCGGGTTTATGGGGAGGAACTTTTGGTTGGCCTCCAGGCCGGCCTTCTGAAGACAAGCCTGGAAAGGCTCTGTTCTTTCTTTTGCTGTCTTATGAAGAGATTGATGAGCAACGACATCTAATTGCAACCAAAATATTAGAAGGCACCCACTATGTTCTGCATCCAAATGGGTCAGCAATGTTTATAGTGAAAATCAATGAGCCTTCAATAGATCCATTCCCTTGGGAGACAGACGCAGATTCCCTTCCTGTGGCTGTTAAGCATGCTTTTGTGGGGGATGGGATTGCAAATGGGTATGGTTTCAGATATCCTGGTTCCAAGCCTGGATCATTGTATGTCATTCAGGGTGGACTCCTTGCCTTCATGTGGAAGGAATCCAGGGCTATCCTGACCTTGCagagacttaacttgcaagagCTTCTGAAGAAAGGTGAACGTGTGCCTGCTTTACCTCCAATTgccaatttttcatatttgaccAAGTCCTACTCAAATGTTTTTGCTGGCTGTGCAAACACCACAAATTGTTTGGCTTCACCCAG GCAGAATTATTTATAG
- the LOC100262918 gene encoding F-box protein At5g39450 isoform X2 — translation MGSDPCGSSLLLALPDDLFAMVSRSLSPRDLCNLSLGCRSLSTLVASEKVWLTQCEMVGVVSYGDLIEWRKGISSYKALCRFLISVKPLLGIWVHQNPELGNVVYVMPGFVSVVGCRIIPQELGPLGIEEGPILWAPVFEIIGDFDGSTAFFLHGRERENDHFYPGSVKGIEKNCNVLLLEVEPREQTSGGKLVHARSFIDHSDKEQRKVCRSDSGLSRSQRLVEQSGPMVPFSRLAFGDRRRLLEIVTNQVRLTEPSSAKGPLFPHSRNDEENFRKDMMLLFERRSILMQKYKLGGGNIDLKAAPELPSDPTLLEVSEIRKSLDHSSAFRGSVSGDDGCTQVAKRKTIGGYFRDGFKQILGKSGSMNGSRPSSKNGSSSSENKHVQLHDFLKSGDTIGLTLHASNVKLSSYRAWPNMHDSRFALYKLPMRVSTAGQEYAGLWGGTFGWPPGRPSEDKPGKALFFLLLSYEEIDEQRHLIATKILEGTHYVLHPNGSAMFIVKINEPSIDPFPWETDADSLPVAVKHAFVGDGIANGYGFRYPGSKPGSLYVIQGGLLAFMWKESRAILTLQRLNLQELLKKGERVPALPPIANFSYLTKSYSNVFAGCANTTNCLASPRYSLLATH, via the exons ATGGGGTCTGATCCCTGTGGTTCGAGCTTGCTTCTTGCTCTGCCGGATGATTTGTTTGCTATGGTGTCCCGGTCCCTATCTCCAAGGGACCTCTGCAATCTCAGTCTAGGTTGCCGGAGCCTATCTACACTGGTCGCCTCTGAGAAGGTCTGGCTCACTCAATGCGAAATGGTAGGAGTTGTGTCCTATGGAGACCTCATAGAGTGGCGAAAGGGTATCTCATCTTATAAAGCACTTTGCCGGTTCCTAATTAGTGTTAAGCCTTTACTTGGAATTTGGGTTCACCAAAACCCAGAACTTGGCAATGTAGTGTATGTTATGCCTGGTTTTGTTTCTGTTGTTGGGTGCCGGATCATTCCACAAGAGCTTGGCCCATTAGGAATTGAAGAGGGTCCGATTTTATGGGCACCTGTGTTTGAAATTATTGGTGATTTTGATGGTTCCACAGCATTTTTCCTGCATGGAAGGGAAAGGGAAAATGACCATTTTTATCCTGGTTCGGTCAAGGGGATTGAGAAGAACTGCAACGTGCTATTGCTTGAGGTTGAGCCTAGGGAACAAACAAGTGGGGGTAAATTGGTTCATGCTAGAAGCTTTATTGATCATTCAGATAAGGAACAAAGAAAGGTCTGTAGGTCAGATAGCGGGCTTTCAAGGTCACAGAGGCTTGTCGAACAGAGTGGACCAATGGTCCCTTTTAGTCGATTGGCTTTTGGTGACAGAAGGAGGCTGCTTGAGATTGTTACAAACCAAGTCCGATTGACGGAACCCAGTTCAGCAAAGGGTCCACTGTTTCCTCATTCAAGGAATGATGAGGAGAACTTTCGAAAAGATATGATGCTATTATTTGAGAGGAGATCAATTTTAATGCAAAAGTATAAGCTGGGTGGAGGAAACATTGATTTGAAGGCAGCCCCTGAGCTTCCTTCTGATCCTACGCTGTTGGAAGTGAGCGAGATCAGGAAGAGTCTTGATCATTCAAGTGCTTTTCGTGGTTCTGTCAGTGGGGATGATGGCTGCACACAAGTTGCTAAGAGGAAAACTATTGGTGGGTATTTTAGGGATGGTTTTAAACAGATCTTAGGGAAGTCTGGCTCTATGAATGGTAGTCGTCCAAGCTCAAAGAATGGCTCTTCAAGCAGTGAGAATAAGCATGTACAGCTTCATGACTTTCTGAAGTCAGGTGATACAATAGGACTCACTCTACATGCTTCAAATGTGAAATTATCTTCTTATCGAGCATGGCCAAACATGCATGATAGTCGATTTGCCCTTTACAAGTTGCCCATGCGGGTCTCAACAGCTGGCCAAGAATATGCGGGTTTATGGGGAGGAACTTTTGGTTGGCCTCCAGGCCGGCCTTCTGAAGACAAGCCTGGAAAGGCTCTGTTCTTTCTTTTGCTGTCTTATGAAGAGATTGATGAGCAACGACATCTAATTGCAACCAAAATATTAGAAGGCACCCACTATGTTCTGCATCCAAATGGGTCAGCAATGTTTATAGTGAAAATCAATGAGCCTTCAATAGATCCATTCCCTTGGGAGACAGACGCAGATTCCCTTCCTGTGGCTGTTAAGCATGCTTTTGTGGGGGATGGGATTGCAAATGGGTATGGTTTCAGATATCCTGGTTCCAAGCCTGGATCATTGTATGTCATTCAGGGTGGACTCCTTGCCTTCATGTGGAAGGAATCCAGGGCTATCCTGACCTTGCagagacttaacttgcaagagCTTCTGAAGAAAGGTGAACGTGTGCCTGCTTTACCTCCAATTgccaatttttcatatttgaccAAGTCCTACTCAAATGTTTTTGCTGGCTGTGCAAACACCACAAATTGTTTGGCTTCACCCAG ATACTCATTGCTTGCCACACATTAG
- the LOC100262918 gene encoding F-box protein At5g39450 isoform X1 produces MGSDPCGSSLLLALPDDLFAMVSRSLSPRDLCNLSLGCRSLSTLVASEKVWLTQCEMVGVVSYGDLIEWRKGISSYKALCRFLISVKPLLGIWVHQNPELGNVVYVMPGFVSVVGCRIIPQELGPLGIEEGPILWAPVFEIIGDFDGSTAFFLHGRERENDHFYPGSVKGIEKNCNVLLLEVEPREQTSGGKLVHARSFIDHSDKEQRKVCRSDSGLSRSQRLVEQSGPMVPFSRLAFGDRRRLLEIVTNQVRLTEPSSAKGPLFPHSRNDEENFRKDMMLLFERRSILMQKYKLGGGNIDLKAAPELPSDPTLLEVSEIRKSLDHSSAFRGSVSGDDGCTQVAKRKTIGGYFRDGFKQILGKSGSMNGSRPSSKNGSSSSENKHVQLHDFLKSGDTIGLTLHASNVKLSSYRAWPNMHDSRFALYKLPMRVSTAGQEYAGLWGGTFGWPPGRPSEDKPGKALFFLLLSYEEIDEQRHLIATKILEGTHYVLHPNGSAMFIVKINEPSIDPFPWETDADSLPVAVKHAFVGDGIANGYGFRYPGSKPGSLYVIQGGLLAFMWKESRAILTLQRLNLQELLKKGERVPALPPIANFSYLTKSYSNVFAGCANTTNCLASPRFVFYYLSTKCLRSLYHQYKDK; encoded by the coding sequence ATGGGGTCTGATCCCTGTGGTTCGAGCTTGCTTCTTGCTCTGCCGGATGATTTGTTTGCTATGGTGTCCCGGTCCCTATCTCCAAGGGACCTCTGCAATCTCAGTCTAGGTTGCCGGAGCCTATCTACACTGGTCGCCTCTGAGAAGGTCTGGCTCACTCAATGCGAAATGGTAGGAGTTGTGTCCTATGGAGACCTCATAGAGTGGCGAAAGGGTATCTCATCTTATAAAGCACTTTGCCGGTTCCTAATTAGTGTTAAGCCTTTACTTGGAATTTGGGTTCACCAAAACCCAGAACTTGGCAATGTAGTGTATGTTATGCCTGGTTTTGTTTCTGTTGTTGGGTGCCGGATCATTCCACAAGAGCTTGGCCCATTAGGAATTGAAGAGGGTCCGATTTTATGGGCACCTGTGTTTGAAATTATTGGTGATTTTGATGGTTCCACAGCATTTTTCCTGCATGGAAGGGAAAGGGAAAATGACCATTTTTATCCTGGTTCGGTCAAGGGGATTGAGAAGAACTGCAACGTGCTATTGCTTGAGGTTGAGCCTAGGGAACAAACAAGTGGGGGTAAATTGGTTCATGCTAGAAGCTTTATTGATCATTCAGATAAGGAACAAAGAAAGGTCTGTAGGTCAGATAGCGGGCTTTCAAGGTCACAGAGGCTTGTCGAACAGAGTGGACCAATGGTCCCTTTTAGTCGATTGGCTTTTGGTGACAGAAGGAGGCTGCTTGAGATTGTTACAAACCAAGTCCGATTGACGGAACCCAGTTCAGCAAAGGGTCCACTGTTTCCTCATTCAAGGAATGATGAGGAGAACTTTCGAAAAGATATGATGCTATTATTTGAGAGGAGATCAATTTTAATGCAAAAGTATAAGCTGGGTGGAGGAAACATTGATTTGAAGGCAGCCCCTGAGCTTCCTTCTGATCCTACGCTGTTGGAAGTGAGCGAGATCAGGAAGAGTCTTGATCATTCAAGTGCTTTTCGTGGTTCTGTCAGTGGGGATGATGGCTGCACACAAGTTGCTAAGAGGAAAACTATTGGTGGGTATTTTAGGGATGGTTTTAAACAGATCTTAGGGAAGTCTGGCTCTATGAATGGTAGTCGTCCAAGCTCAAAGAATGGCTCTTCAAGCAGTGAGAATAAGCATGTACAGCTTCATGACTTTCTGAAGTCAGGTGATACAATAGGACTCACTCTACATGCTTCAAATGTGAAATTATCTTCTTATCGAGCATGGCCAAACATGCATGATAGTCGATTTGCCCTTTACAAGTTGCCCATGCGGGTCTCAACAGCTGGCCAAGAATATGCGGGTTTATGGGGAGGAACTTTTGGTTGGCCTCCAGGCCGGCCTTCTGAAGACAAGCCTGGAAAGGCTCTGTTCTTTCTTTTGCTGTCTTATGAAGAGATTGATGAGCAACGACATCTAATTGCAACCAAAATATTAGAAGGCACCCACTATGTTCTGCATCCAAATGGGTCAGCAATGTTTATAGTGAAAATCAATGAGCCTTCAATAGATCCATTCCCTTGGGAGACAGACGCAGATTCCCTTCCTGTGGCTGTTAAGCATGCTTTTGTGGGGGATGGGATTGCAAATGGGTATGGTTTCAGATATCCTGGTTCCAAGCCTGGATCATTGTATGTCATTCAGGGTGGACTCCTTGCCTTCATGTGGAAGGAATCCAGGGCTATCCTGACCTTGCagagacttaacttgcaagagCTTCTGAAGAAAGGTGAACGTGTGCCTGCTTTACCTCCAATTgccaatttttcatatttgaccAAGTCCTACTCAAATGTTTTTGCTGGCTGTGCAAACACCACAAATTGTTTGGCTTCACCCAGGTTTGTCTTTTACTACCTCTCAACTAAGTGCTTACGTAGTCTTTATCATCagtataaagataaataa